A part of Maridesulfovibrio hydrothermalis AM13 = DSM 14728 genomic DNA contains:
- the glgP gene encoding glycogen/starch/alpha-glucan family phosphorylase translates to MSKSSFTIKKKNDRKSLTADIRDHVVYSLSKEAEAANERDMGKALSLALRDRLVERMIQTRDRYRNVKAKRMYYFSIEYLLGRCLGNSLCNMELLDLCEDIFKDMGYDLDEVRASERDPALGNGGLGRLAACFLDSLATLDMPGCGYGIHYEYGLFRQSIHDGYQKELADYWMMEGMPLQLERPDQAVIIPLYGKVVNTVTPDGDYLPMWMDWDDIIGVPYDIPIVGYGGKTVNYLRLFAARASQNFDMEIFNHGDYIRAVQRKVESEMVSKVLYPTESVSFGKELRLVQEYFLVACGLRDITRRFLAQNDDFDEFASYVAIQLNDTHPALTVVELMRFLVDEKRIQWGKAWEITRATCAYTNHTLLPEALEQWSVSLLEKVLPRHLQIIYEINKRFLKKVAAKYPGDSEKVRRMSLVTESGSKKVRMANLAVIGSHSVNGVSALHSKLVKTRLFPDFYELEPGKFNNKTNGVTPRRWLLKSNPVLARLLTDAVGKEWITDLSVLKRLDAYAQDSEFKALFMKAKRENKVRLGNFIHSTLSINVSPDSIFDIQAKRIHEYKRQLLNVLHIMHMYIQIVDHGNEPLSPRTFIFAGKAAPGYWEAKQIIKLIHSVADVVNNNPRTKDLLKVAFIPDYRVSLAEKIIPACDLSEQISTAGTEASGTGNMKFAMNGALTIGTYDGANIEMLEEVGEDNFYLFGLRQEEVEQTLTAHSYRPREVYNNSFEIRQVLGAILENRFSPDDHDLFRWIVDKLLAENEQYMHLADFQSYINTQGMVDKDYASKQLWAQKAILNTARMGKFSTDRTMQEYAEGIWNIKSIKG, encoded by the coding sequence ATGAGCAAAAGTTCCTTCACTATAAAAAAGAAAAATGATCGTAAAAGCCTGACCGCAGATATCCGCGACCATGTTGTTTATTCACTCAGCAAAGAAGCTGAAGCTGCTAATGAACGAGATATGGGCAAGGCCCTTTCTTTGGCGCTCAGAGACCGTCTGGTCGAGCGCATGATCCAAACCCGTGACAGATATCGCAATGTCAAAGCAAAGCGCATGTACTATTTTTCTATTGAGTATCTGCTGGGCCGCTGCCTTGGTAATTCGCTGTGTAATATGGAGCTGCTCGATCTGTGCGAAGATATTTTTAAAGATATGGGCTATGACCTTGACGAAGTCCGGGCAAGTGAACGTGACCCTGCGCTTGGTAACGGAGGGCTGGGACGTTTGGCAGCCTGCTTTCTTGATTCTCTGGCAACACTTGATATGCCGGGATGCGGCTACGGAATCCACTATGAATACGGTCTTTTCAGACAGAGTATCCATGACGGGTATCAGAAGGAGCTTGCAGATTACTGGATGATGGAAGGTATGCCCTTACAGCTTGAACGTCCTGATCAGGCCGTTATCATTCCTCTCTATGGCAAAGTGGTAAATACAGTCACTCCGGACGGGGACTACCTTCCCATGTGGATGGATTGGGATGATATTATCGGGGTTCCATATGATATTCCTATCGTCGGTTATGGCGGGAAGACTGTAAACTACCTGCGCCTATTCGCAGCCAGAGCCTCACAGAATTTTGATATGGAAATTTTCAACCACGGGGATTATATCAGAGCCGTTCAGCGTAAAGTTGAATCAGAGATGGTCTCCAAAGTTCTTTATCCGACAGAATCGGTTTCCTTTGGTAAGGAGCTTCGTCTGGTTCAGGAGTATTTTCTGGTCGCATGCGGACTGCGAGACATAACCCGTAGATTTTTAGCTCAGAATGATGATTTTGATGAGTTTGCAAGTTACGTTGCAATTCAACTCAATGATACTCATCCGGCACTGACTGTCGTTGAGCTTATGCGTTTTCTGGTGGATGAAAAGAGAATTCAGTGGGGGAAAGCGTGGGAAATAACCAGAGCAACCTGCGCCTATACAAATCATACTTTGCTTCCTGAAGCTCTTGAGCAGTGGTCTGTCTCGTTGCTTGAAAAAGTGTTACCGCGTCATTTGCAGATTATATATGAGATTAACAAGCGGTTTCTCAAAAAAGTCGCGGCTAAATATCCGGGTGATAGCGAAAAGGTTCGCCGTATGTCGCTTGTTACAGAAAGTGGCAGCAAAAAAGTTCGTATGGCAAATCTGGCTGTTATTGGTTCCCATTCAGTCAACGGTGTTTCAGCACTTCATTCCAAACTGGTCAAAACTCGTCTTTTTCCAGATTTCTATGAACTTGAACCGGGAAAATTCAATAACAAGACAAACGGGGTAACTCCGCGCCGCTGGCTCTTAAAATCCAACCCCGTACTCGCCAGACTGTTGACAGATGCGGTAGGAAAGGAATGGATAACCGATCTTTCCGTACTTAAAAGACTTGATGCGTATGCTCAAGATAGTGAATTCAAAGCTCTTTTCATGAAAGCTAAGCGTGAGAATAAAGTCAGGCTTGGTAATTTCATCCATTCCACTCTAAGCATCAATGTTTCACCGGATTCGATATTTGATATTCAGGCCAAGCGCATTCATGAATACAAACGGCAGCTTTTGAATGTATTGCATATCATGCATATGTATATTCAAATTGTTGATCATGGCAATGAACCTTTGAGTCCCCGCACATTCATTTTTGCCGGCAAGGCCGCTCCCGGATACTGGGAAGCCAAGCAGATAATCAAGCTTATTCACAGCGTCGCAGATGTTGTAAACAATAATCCCCGTACCAAAGACTTGCTTAAAGTAGCTTTTATCCCTGATTACCGTGTCTCATTAGCTGAAAAAATAATACCTGCCTGCGATTTAAGCGAGCAGATCTCAACTGCGGGAACAGAGGCATCCGGTACAGGGAATATGAAATTTGCCATGAACGGGGCATTGACCATCGGTACTTACGATGGAGCAAATATTGAAATGCTTGAAGAAGTCGGAGAAGATAATTTTTATCTTTTCGGGCTGCGTCAGGAGGAGGTTGAGCAGACTCTCACCGCGCATTCCTACCGTCCTCGTGAGGTTTACAACAATTCGTTTGAAATACGGCAAGTACTCGGAGCAATTCTGGAAAACAGGTTCTCGCCCGATGATCATGATCTGTTTCGATGGATAGTAGACAAACTGCTCGCCGAGAATGAACAGTATATGCATCTGGCAGATTTTCAATCTTATATCAATACGCAAGGAATGGTAGACAAAGATTACGCCAGTAAGCAACTCTGGGCGCAAAAAGCTATTCTGAATACAGCACGAATGGGCAAATTTTCAACAGATAGAACCATGCAGGAGTATGCAGAAGGCATTTGGAATATTAAAAGCATAAAAGGATAA
- a CDS encoding serine hydrolase domain-containing protein produces MAIRTCLSKKYIFILWLLLSTIAMLGARGCGSVNVFPAEQAVLLQTSLNNSRATMNFPGGLLGVRLVNGPTWTGASGVANFSPVAAAETGSLLADALSSILISSAWAGTVGTPINSNLYTRIGSLTKTYTATLILLLAEEGKLTLEDTVDDWMGAGYYPNSNIATIRQLLNMTAGFTSYTEIDAFNNQRFATPEKEFLPEELVSYARSSATPNKFAPGTKFNYSNTNFVILGLIAQKAGNDSYKNLIENKILTPLNLSRTSVPAGDDRTIPKNYVSGFQEDDGAWEDLTSYSPSIGFSAGNMISTVTNMLDWIQAINESQLLTEYSTHQMMDYGPMTGSGPWDGSEPGYGLGISYIKGAVGHDGEINGYRLSAYKYKDYYFAVVINGVSDTTSSSDVFWNAVRALYPDDDV; encoded by the coding sequence GTGGCTATAAGAACTTGTTTGAGCAAAAAATATATTTTTATTCTCTGGCTGCTTCTCTCTACCATTGCCATGCTCGGTGCGCGGGGATGCGGAAGCGTAAATGTCTTTCCCGCAGAGCAGGCTGTGCTTTTGCAGACATCCTTGAATAATTCAAGAGCCACTATGAATTTTCCGGGAGGACTGCTGGGGGTTAGACTTGTAAACGGCCCGACATGGACCGGAGCGTCAGGGGTTGCAAACTTCTCTCCCGTCGCAGCAGCTGAAACAGGTTCGCTTCTTGCGGATGCGCTGTCGTCTATTCTAATTTCATCTGCATGGGCCGGTACTGTCGGCACTCCAATTAACTCTAATTTATATACTCGTATCGGAAGTCTCACAAAGACCTATACAGCGACACTTATTCTGCTGCTTGCCGAGGAAGGAAAACTTACACTTGAGGATACGGTCGATGACTGGATGGGAGCTGGTTACTACCCTAACAGTAATATAGCTACAATCCGTCAATTGCTGAACATGACTGCGGGATTCACTAGCTATACAGAGATTGACGCTTTTAATAACCAGCGTTTCGCTACTCCTGAAAAAGAATTTCTGCCCGAGGAGCTTGTATCCTATGCGCGGAGCAGCGCCACTCCTAATAAATTTGCTCCGGGTACAAAGTTCAACTATTCCAATACAAATTTTGTTATTTTAGGGTTGATTGCTCAAAAAGCAGGAAATGACAGTTATAAAAATCTAATAGAAAACAAAATTCTTACTCCGTTGAATTTGAGCCGGACATCTGTTCCGGCCGGTGATGACAGAACTATCCCGAAAAATTATGTGAGTGGATTTCAAGAGGATGATGGAGCGTGGGAGGACTTGACTTCATATTCTCCTTCGATCGGGTTTTCCGCCGGCAATATGATTTCAACAGTAACAAACATGCTGGACTGGATTCAGGCGATAAATGAAAGTCAGCTGCTCACTGAATACTCGACTCATCAGATGATGGACTATGGCCCGATGACAGGAAGCGGGCCGTGGGACGGCAGTGAACCGGGATACGGGCTGGGCATCTCTTACATCAAAGGAGCCGTCGGTCATGATGGGGAAATCAATGGATACAGGCTTAGTGCCTACAAATATAAAGATTATTATTTTGCAGTGGTCATAAATGGGGTGTCGGATACCACCAGCTCAAGTGATGTTTTCTGGAACGCGGTTCGTGCTCTGTATCCGGATGACGATGTTTAA
- a CDS encoding ABC transporter ATP-binding protein has protein sequence MKELYKLSNIVQQYNGRTVLELDHFSVSEGAIVGLAGHNGSGKSTLMRMLAFLENPVSGEIYYDGKKVELSGTDLRREVTMLTQEPYLLKRSVGRNVAYGLELRGESCIESKVRDSLTQVGLEPDLFMSRQWFELSGGEAQRVALAARLAIMPKVLLLDEPTASLDRESTLLIHEAAVNARKENGTTLVIVSHDHHWLEEVSDTIFRFAGGRLDY, from the coding sequence ATGAAAGAATTGTACAAACTTTCTAATATTGTACAGCAGTATAATGGCCGAACCGTGCTGGAGCTGGATCATTTTTCAGTTTCAGAAGGTGCTATTGTGGGCCTTGCAGGGCATAACGGCAGTGGTAAAAGCACCTTAATGCGCATGCTGGCTTTTTTGGAAAATCCTGTTTCAGGTGAAATTTATTATGATGGTAAGAAGGTCGAGCTTTCCGGCACTGATTTGCGGCGGGAGGTGACCATGCTCACACAGGAGCCTTATCTGCTAAAAAGATCTGTGGGGCGCAATGTTGCTTACGGGCTGGAATTGCGCGGTGAAAGTTGTATTGAATCCAAAGTTCGTGATTCCTTGACACAGGTGGGGCTGGAGCCGGATCTGTTTATGTCACGCCAGTGGTTCGAGCTTTCCGGCGGGGAGGCGCAAAGAGTTGCTCTTGCGGCGCGGCTGGCAATTATGCCCAAAGTGCTGCTGCTGGACGAACCTACCGCAAGCCTTGACAGGGAAAGCACATTGCTTATTCATGAAGCAGCCGTTAATGCCCGTAAAGAAAATGGGACAACGTTAGTCATTGTCAGTCATGATCATCACTGGCTGGAGGAAGTTTCAGATACAATTTTCAGATTTGCAGGTGGCCGGCTCGATTATTAG
- a CDS encoding ABC transporter permease gives MDFILNGFMQAFVLLFSGHAETYSAISTTLCVSTISILSSLAIGAPLGFMLGYHDFYGKKTVRTIVDTLLSFPTVVIGLLIYAFLSRRGPLGEFGLLFTIPGIAVGQTLLALPIVVAMMATAVESLDQRLKNTLLTLGAGPSHILRTTLWEARYSLILAAAAAYGRIVSEIGISMMVGGNIKWHTRTITTAIALETGKGEFAMGIALGMVLMIIAFAVNFSMSGVRRRAGQ, from the coding sequence ATGGATTTTATTTTAAACGGTTTTATGCAGGCGTTTGTGCTTCTGTTTTCCGGCCATGCGGAGACGTATTCTGCTATCAGTACGACTCTTTGTGTTTCGACCATTTCTATTTTGTCGAGTCTGGCCATTGGCGCACCGCTGGGTTTTATGCTCGGCTATCATGATTTTTATGGAAAGAAGACCGTGCGTACAATCGTTGACACATTACTTTCTTTTCCTACGGTTGTGATCGGGTTGCTCATCTATGCTTTTCTGTCGCGCAGAGGGCCTCTGGGGGAATTCGGGCTGCTTTTTACTATTCCGGGTATTGCTGTGGGGCAGACGCTGCTTGCTTTGCCGATTGTCGTTGCCATGATGGCTACGGCTGTAGAAAGTCTGGATCAACGCCTTAAAAACACCTTGCTGACTCTGGGAGCCGGGCCGAGCCATATTTTGCGAACTACGCTCTGGGAAGCCCGGTATAGTCTGATTCTGGCTGCTGCTGCGGCTTATGGACGCATTGTTTCTGAGATAGGCATTTCCATGATGGTTGGGGGGAACATTAAGTGGCATACCCGTACAATTACCACTGCTATTGCTCTGGAGACCGGTAAGGGGGAATTTGCCATGGGCATTGCGCTTGGCATGGTGCTTATGATTATTGCTTTCGCGGTTAATTTTTCTATGTCCGGTGTTAGAAGAAGGGCTGGGCAGTGA
- a CDS encoding substrate-binding domain-containing protein, giving the protein MKKIKILLIALGLVSLLVAPGLVKAGDVLMMATTTSTDNTGLLDELAPVFKKDTGIELRWVAKGTGAALKMADNCDVDVVMVHAPASEQKYVDMGVLKDRKEIMYNDFVIIGPDSDPAGVKGMPVVQAMKTIAAKKAVFVSRGDNSGTNKKEISLWKVAGMSVPDKEAWYVQSGQNMIKSIVIAEERGGYTMTDRGTYIKYSATKNGSPELNVLVEGDKTLFNQYSVLAVNPAHCPKANYKLATKFADWIVAPETQKAIADFKLLGKKLFTPNAK; this is encoded by the coding sequence ATGAAGAAGATTAAAATTCTGTTGATTGCTCTGGGTCTCGTTTCCCTGCTCGTTGCTCCGGGACTGGTAAAAGCTGGAGATGTTCTTATGATGGCCACTACCACCAGCACTGATAATACAGGACTGCTTGATGAACTGGCTCCTGTATTTAAAAAAGACACCGGCATTGAATTACGCTGGGTTGCCAAAGGAACTGGTGCTGCTCTTAAAATGGCAGATAACTGCGATGTTGATGTAGTTATGGTACATGCTCCTGCTTCTGAACAGAAATACGTTGACATGGGAGTTCTTAAAGATCGCAAAGAAATCATGTATAACGATTTCGTAATTATCGGACCTGACTCTGATCCTGCCGGTGTCAAAGGTATGCCTGTTGTTCAGGCTATGAAAACAATTGCTGCCAAGAAAGCTGTTTTCGTAAGCCGCGGTGACAATTCCGGAACCAATAAAAAAGAAATTTCTCTCTGGAAAGTTGCCGGCATGAGTGTACCCGACAAAGAAGCATGGTACGTTCAGAGCGGACAGAACATGATCAAGAGCATCGTTATCGCTGAAGAGCGTGGCGGTTACACTATGACTGACCGTGGAACTTACATCAAATACAGCGCAACTAAAAATGGTTCTCCTGAACTTAACGTCCTTGTAGAAGGTGATAAGACTCTTTTCAACCAGTACAGTGTGCTTGCAGTTAACCCTGCGCATTGCCCTAAAGCTAATTACAAGCTGGCAACAAAGTTCGCTGACTGGATTGTTGCACCTGAAACTCAGAAAGCAATCGCGGACTTTAAACTCCTCGGTAAAAAGCTTTTTACTCCTAACGCTAAGTAG
- the fdhD gene encoding formate dehydrogenase accessory sulfurtransferase FdhD, translated as MIKDSFNYTVQEYSNGSFKDKAIESILEIPLTINLNGREVVTLLTTAKFPDYLAIGFLKSDAYISTRDQITDLKITEFDDRIVADVSTSHDPWKGRVLEYSITSGCGKGTNFGRNVSTISKRLINSKLKVTPEQILEHAQELHRRSTLYGRTRGCHNSSLCTPEEMLYFREDIGRHNAIDMIVGQCFFENVPADGKMIVSTGRVASEILLKAVRIGVPVLASTAVATSFSVELARKIGITLIGNISDNGFWVYNDQGRISGL; from the coding sequence ATGATAAAAGACAGTTTCAATTACACGGTTCAGGAATATTCAAACGGTTCTTTTAAGGATAAGGCAATTGAAAGCATCCTTGAAATACCGCTGACCATTAATTTAAATGGACGCGAGGTTGTGACCCTTCTGACAACTGCCAAATTCCCGGACTATCTTGCAATTGGTTTTTTAAAATCAGATGCTTACATATCGACACGTGATCAAATCACCGACCTTAAAATCACTGAATTTGATGACCGGATAGTTGCTGATGTATCTACCAGTCATGATCCGTGGAAAGGCCGTGTCCTTGAATATTCCATCACTTCCGGATGCGGGAAAGGTACTAACTTCGGACGCAATGTGTCCACCATATCGAAACGCTTAATCAACTCAAAACTGAAAGTTACACCAGAGCAGATTTTAGAACATGCTCAGGAACTGCACAGACGGTCCACTCTTTATGGACGCACCAGAGGATGTCATAATTCATCCCTGTGTACTCCTGAAGAAATGCTTTATTTCCGCGAAGATATCGGCAGGCATAATGCTATTGATATGATTGTCGGACAATGCTTTTTTGAAAATGTGCCGGCCGATGGTAAAATGATTGTTTCCACAGGTCGCGTTGCCTCGGAAATCCTGCTTAAGGCTGTGCGCATCGGCGTTCCTGTGCTCGCATCCACTGCCGTAGCCACAAGTTTTTCTGTCGAACTGGCCCGTAAAATAGGCATTACTCTCATCGGAAATATCAGCGATAACGGGTTCTGGGTGTATAATGACCAAGGCCGCATTTCAGGTCTTTAA
- a CDS encoding formate dehydrogenase accessory protein FdhE, translated as MSFDYSKARRKLDKKISELKDKPFLPEELIALISTVARIQLEAQESAAPVIPDPETLTAPEENLQGHPLLLRDKFPYDYEQACELFKKFSTILKDSHGSIAEATDFISTQLISGDLELKTAFTAYLKGDDTFFSKWGEKTPEAPRTLNFLVQSALTPSVKVVAMELSKHLPTRDPEERTGPANKELDLEISLPPARNHGHCPVCGSIAFIHTLHHKQGFRYANCSFCHTEYRVRRLACGYCDEGDPQKLKFFTVDENPGYKVDVCESCKNYMKTADFREMDKISIPALDDLESLPLDFVAVEEGYKRGTLSVWGF; from the coding sequence ATGAGTTTTGACTACAGTAAAGCCAGACGCAAGCTTGATAAAAAAATTTCAGAACTGAAAGACAAACCTTTTCTACCGGAAGAACTTATTGCACTTATCTCTACAGTTGCCCGGATTCAACTTGAAGCACAGGAAAGTGCTGCTCCGGTTATTCCTGATCCGGAAACACTGACCGCCCCTGAAGAGAACCTGCAAGGCCACCCGTTACTGCTGCGTGATAAATTCCCATATGACTACGAACAGGCATGTGAGCTGTTTAAAAAATTCTCAACCATCTTAAAAGATTCACACGGCAGCATTGCCGAAGCCACAGACTTTATTTCAACTCAGCTCATATCCGGTGATCTGGAACTCAAAACAGCTTTCACCGCTTACCTTAAAGGTGATGACACCTTCTTTTCAAAATGGGGCGAAAAAACGCCTGAAGCTCCGCGCACTCTGAATTTTCTAGTCCAGTCAGCCCTGACCCCGTCAGTCAAAGTGGTTGCTATGGAACTCTCAAAGCACCTGCCTACTCGAGATCCTGAAGAACGGACTGGCCCCGCAAACAAGGAACTCGACCTTGAAATAAGCCTGCCACCGGCCAGAAATCATGGACATTGCCCTGTTTGCGGCAGCATTGCCTTCATCCACACCCTGCATCACAAACAGGGCTTTCGTTACGCAAACTGTTCCTTCTGTCACACTGAATACAGAGTACGCAGGCTTGCCTGCGGATACTGTGACGAGGGTGACCCCCAGAAGCTTAAATTCTTCACAGTGGATGAAAATCCGGGCTACAAAGTTGACGTATGCGAATCTTGTAAAAACTATATGAAGACAGCTGACTTCAGAGAGATGGACAAAATATCTATACCAGCCCTTGATGATCTTGAGTCACTGCCTCTGGACTTTGTTGCTGTAGAAGAAGGTTATAAACGGGGAACACTTTCAGTCTGGGGATTTTAA
- the moaA gene encoding GTP 3',8-cyclase MoaA — MILTDKIGRDVSYLRLSVTDRCNLRCVYCVTKDFKFIPHPEILRYEEMLRLIDLAATMNIKKLRLTGGEPFARRGFMGFVAEIMQRHEDMDLRITTNGTTIESLVPDLKKIGVKRLNISLDTLDRKTFEEVTGKDHLDDVLNTISACLSAGIKVKINAVAMKGVNDKELGSFINFAKENPLDMRFIEFMPMGDDTKSDNNFWSADEILEQGQQFANLIPVKRTPENRGPARMYTIEGGKGRLGLISPVSSHFCGTCNRLRITSDGHLRTCLFSDKTYRLRNILRNPALGDDFLLRVIAAATRDKPLGYHLLESRSGSEGVCETQMSAIGG; from the coding sequence ATGATATTGACTGACAAAATAGGACGGGATGTGAGCTATCTCAGGCTCAGTGTCACCGACAGATGCAATCTGCGTTGCGTGTACTGTGTAACCAAAGATTTCAAATTCATCCCTCATCCTGAAATTCTGAGATATGAAGAGATGCTCAGGCTGATTGATCTGGCTGCAACCATGAATATCAAAAAACTGCGGCTGACAGGCGGAGAACCTTTTGCCCGCCGCGGTTTTATGGGGTTTGTGGCCGAAATAATGCAGCGGCATGAAGATATGGACCTGCGTATCACAACCAACGGAACCACCATTGAATCCCTTGTTCCTGACCTGAAAAAGATAGGCGTTAAAAGGCTCAATATCTCTCTCGACACTTTGGACAGAAAAACTTTTGAAGAAGTGACCGGAAAGGATCATCTTGATGATGTTTTGAACACTATTTCAGCCTGCCTTTCGGCCGGAATCAAAGTCAAGATCAACGCCGTTGCCATGAAGGGAGTCAACGACAAGGAACTGGGATCTTTTATTAATTTTGCAAAAGAAAACCCTCTGGACATGCGCTTTATTGAATTCATGCCCATGGGCGATGATACCAAGTCAGACAACAACTTCTGGTCAGCAGACGAAATACTTGAACAAGGACAGCAGTTTGCCAACCTTATTCCGGTAAAAAGAACGCCTGAAAACAGAGGCCCCGCCCGCATGTATACCATTGAAGGCGGCAAAGGCAGACTGGGATTAATTTCTCCGGTCAGTTCGCATTTCTGCGGCACATGCAACAGGCTGCGAATCACATCAGACGGACATCTACGGACCTGCCTTTTCTCAGACAAAACCTATCGACTGCGCAATATTTTGAGAAACCCTGCTCTTGGAGATGATTTTTTGCTAAGAGTCATCGCTGCTGCTACCCGGGACAAGCCACTGGGCTATCATCTCCTCGAATCAAGATCAGGAAGTGAAGGTGTATGCGAAACACAGATGTCAGCCATCGGCGGCTAA
- a CDS encoding transposase: MNDKNELMKRLTSSEEEARAFLIHKCLGDRKPFCPRCREHKLYTLSGNRYRCSSCKYTFQDFSGRWINNGGLSCQEWVRLIQMFAEDNTAHAISLDLDLSYNATYKAITALRFAILSQAIDALQLLGPETGLHTHLKGKKLTGVPSKSSSRAIPVFGIMEKNGWVFIDLMQNITAESVFHFNHNFHLKLVRHGSLIHTDRYQKYDALILCGDDSLPLDYIRKYPSITPHIELSDGEFWDFARERFKRYKGISPHRFPLYLKELEFRFNNRNKDLFDLLVGYICKIVPDVD, from the coding sequence ATGAACGATAAGAATGAGTTGATGAAAAGGTTGACCTCCTCAGAAGAAGAGGCCAGAGCTTTTCTCATCCATAAATGCCTTGGCGACAGAAAACCGTTTTGCCCCCGCTGTCGGGAGCACAAATTATATACGCTCAGTGGTAACCGCTACCGTTGCTCCTCCTGTAAGTACACCTTTCAGGATTTCAGCGGACGGTGGATCAATAATGGAGGCTTGTCCTGTCAGGAATGGGTCCGCCTCATTCAAATGTTTGCCGAGGACAATACAGCTCATGCCATTTCACTTGATCTGGATCTATCCTACAACGCAACTTATAAAGCCATCACCGCCCTGCGCTTCGCCATACTTTCGCAGGCAATCGATGCCCTGCAACTTTTAGGACCTGAGACCGGACTGCATACCCACCTTAAGGGGAAAAAGCTGACCGGTGTCCCTTCTAAAAGCAGTTCCAGAGCCATCCCCGTATTTGGCATTATGGAGAAAAACGGATGGGTGTTTATTGATTTAATGCAGAATATCACTGCCGAATCAGTCTTTCACTTCAACCATAATTTTCATTTGAAACTTGTGCGGCATGGTTCACTCATCCACACTGACCGTTACCAGAAGTACGATGCCCTGATCCTTTGCGGGGACGATTCTCTGCCTTTGGACTACATCCGTAAATACCCGAGTATCACTCCGCACATCGAACTTTCAGACGGGGAATTCTGGGATTTCGCCCGTGAAAGATTCAAACGGTACAAAGGTATTTCACCGCATAGATTTCCGCTCTACCTGAAAGAGCTGGAATTCAGATTTAACAACCGCAACAAAGATTTATTTGACCTGCTGGTCGGATATATATGTAAGATTGTTCCAGATGTGGACTAG